GACTGGTCGACAGGCGACCTCATCCAGATCAAGCGGGCCGGCTTCGCCCATGCACCGGATAGACGCGGGGTTCTTCCGTTTCTTCGAGCTCCGATTCGATGGCAGACGGTGACTCGGAATTCTCTGTCTCCATTGAGGCTTCCTCTTGGTCGCCGTCGTCATCCTTCTTGCTGCGAGCCTTATGATCTGGCCGGAAAACGCGTCCTAAGGGACCAGCCAACAAAGCTGGCAAAAAGAGCAGGTCACCCACCAGGGCCACAGCCAACAGCGAAACCATCAAGTAGCCAAATCGCTGCGTCGGTGTAAACGTGCTAAAGGCAAACACGGCCAAGCCGAGACCACCAATGATGGTCGTCTGGAACATGGCCAAAGCACAGCGACTGTAGGCTTCTTTAATCGCCCGGGCACGTGAATAGCCTTCGTCGAGGCCCCAGCGGAACCAAGTAAGGAAATGAACCGTATCGTCAACCGCCACCCCCATAGCCACGCTCGCAGTCATCATCGTCCCAATGTCGACTTCCATGCCGGTCCACGACATGTAGCCAAACACAACGCAAATGGGGAAGACATTCGGCAACATCGAGATCAACCCAGCTCGCAGGCTCTTTAGCACCAGCGACATCACCAAAGCGATCAAGGCAAACGCCCAGACAGTGCTCTCAATCAAGTTCGAAAGAAGCGTTCGTGCGGCTTTGTAAACGACAGGCACCACGCCGGTGTAAACCAGCGAAACCGGAGGCCGCTGCGGATCGTACATTCGCGGGATGTCTTGGCCGTTGTACTCGTGATCGGTAACGTCGAAGGTTCCCTTCATGGACTTACTCATCGCGTCCATGTCATACATTTCGTTCGGTTCGACCAACACGATGTAGTCGCAGTTCTTCTCGATGTAAGCGAGCCGATCCTGAGTATGGTAATTGGGATCGTGATCGATCAGTTTGACGCGGGCATTGGTAAGAAGGTCACGCAAGGTCTCGGAGAATACTTTCGTCGCGTCGAGATGGTCGTATCGGCTGTGTTCATCTTTGCCAATCTCGGAGGCTTCTTCCGCATTCTCTTGGGAAGCATAATTCACGCCCAGCAAGCCTACCTTGGCATTCACATAACCACGGCCATCTCGATCTTTGTCGAGTTGTTTGAGAATTCGATCACGTGCCAAATAGGCATCCATGATCGGTTCGGTGACTTGCTTCAAGTCATCTACGAAATTGCCGTAATCGATGTTCTCGAGAGCACCAAGTCGCAGGCTAACTCGCCACAGTTCGGCTCCGTTTTCCTTGTCAACGCGTAAGTAGTCGGAGCCAACAAACTCGTTGAACGAAGCTTCCAAGCGGCGACTGTAAGCTCCCCGCTCTAAGAAAGACGCGGTGCTGCTACCAGCGGCTGGAAGTTCTGGTGCAAAGGTGAGGGCCGACGTCGGCGGGCCGACTACCTCGGCTCCGTCTGGTCCGAGGTACTCCTCAACGACACTAGCGACACGGCCAGCCATTTCCATTCGTTCCAGGAACGAATAGCGGAACTTCGGTTCCAACTTATCTGTTGCAGCCTCCGCCTTTGGATTCAACGGCGTGTGGTCGCTGCCTTCCGCTGGTTCATCGTAATACAGCAATTCCGGTTCAATTCTTACAACAAGCTCCATCGGCACCAACTTGCCGAGATTCTCTTCGAGCCAGGCATAGTCTTTGATGATGCGCGCGTCATCGTCGAACATCTTCAGCAGCTGAACCGACGTCTTTAAGTACTGCAATCCAAACGCGAAGAAAAGGAAGATGCACATGCAGCTGACGGCAACCTTCACGTTGTTGTTGATGATGAAGTCGCCGATGCGATCGCCAAGTCCACGTATCCATAAACCAGTTGCCGAAGGCTCTTTCGGTTTGAAGTCGTTGCCTTTCTTTGGCGCCGGATCGGGAGGCCACATCTGCAACGCAGCCGGCAGATAAGTGAATAGCAAGAACAACGTTGCCAACACACCCAATGCCGAGAATATGCCGAACTTGTGAATCGGCGTAATGCTACTGGTCGCCAGCGAACCGAGACCAACCGCCGTGGTGACGGCCGCGATGGTACACGGATACCAACCATGCGCGATGGTCAACTCAGGTGCGTTGCGAAGCGTTCCATTTTCCTTCACGACGTCACGGTAGTAGTTCACAATATGAATGGCGCCGGATAGGCCCAATACGTACACCACAGCCGGCATCGACATCATCACTGCATCGGTCGTCGGATCAAGCCACCAGATAAACGTCCCCGCAGTCCACCACACTAAAGACAAGCTGGTCACGGCGCTAATACCGCCAACGAAGAAGACCATGATCGTCAGCTTGATGCTACGAAGACAGAAGTAAGAGAGCCCAAGACCCAATACCACACTGAACGAGACCAGGCGGGCCAGGGTGCGTTCCCCTTCTTCGTCGATCGAAACGTTGTCGACCGGTGGTCCACCAAGACGCAACTTATCGAGCGGAACGCCTGCCTGTTTGGCGAGCTCTTCCAATTGTCCCATCGGTCGGCCCAGCACGCCGTGCCCCATGGTACGCCGCAGGTCCATCTTGCCAGCTTCGGTCAGCGTGACAATCAGGCAAGTCTGTTTACCGTCCGGACCAAAGAGAGTACCGGTCAAGCGATCGAGTGCCTTCTTCCTGGCGTCCGCTAACTCTTGCGGTGTCGGATCCTCGTCGCGAACCAAAGTGCCGCCTGGTGAAGCCAAGGTCGCCAACACATCGGGACCTGTCGTCACCGATTTGAATAGACGAGCCTGAAGTCGGCGTGGGTTATCGTAGTAGTATTTATCGACCTTTTTGACGTAGTCGCCGTTGATGGAGTTGCCACCATAGAAGACTCGTTCGCTTAGACGGCCAAGTGCGCCTAGGACCGTGCTTTTGCCGTCCCATTTGTAGATCTCGCCGTTGGGAAGCAGATAAAACCACTGATTCCCTTTGCCCAGGAACCACTTTTCGTCTTCGCCACCCCAGTTGCGATAGTCTTCCTGATCGTCGCCGGGCGTATCGGGGTAGTAGAGCGCTAACTCATCACCGATGAAGTCTGGCTGAAAGTGATCTTGCGGTTCGCCCTTCTTCTGGGCGTCGGCCGATGGCTCTGGCACGAGCAAACGGGCTAAGTAATTCAGCGATTGATCATCTTCGGTACAGCCTTCCCAACTGATGAGAACGAACTGTTCCCCCATGAAGTGATCGCGAAACCAATCGAGCTCTGAGGTCTCGGCAAAATCGTCGGGAAGCCAGTCTTTGACATCGTTCTTCATTTGCTCCAACGAGAGCCGGGCTCCACGTAAAGCAAACGGGACGAGAAAGAAGATCCCACATAGGACCCAGATGGCATATCGCTCGAAAAATGTTGGACGACGCATTTGCATCAAATTTCGCTCGTTGAGAATCCTGAAGCGGTCGGGAACCACGCAGCGGTCGCTAACGCTTGCTCACCAATCCGCAAATGCCTTGCCGGTACGCAGAGGAAATCGGGTTCATTCCTTTGATCATCGGGAACTACAAACCGACCGAAATCCCAAATTGTGCTGCAGCCGACACAAATGGCGAAAATCAGGCCACTTTCTGCGCGCTAAACCGTTTAAAGCTACAGTTTTCTTCAAAATCAGTCTACCGCAGGCGCATTTACCCCATCCTGCGCATTCCCACCAATTGCCAGTTGAGGGAGATTCGCTAGCCCTTCTCTGCCGAGAAAGACAAGAATCCTAACACTCGCTTCGGTAGAATACGGCGAACCCTGAAACGATTCTTTGATTTTCACCCCCCTGTAAGGAGCACTCGATGACGACACCACTAGAGTCGCTTATTCAAACTGGCACCAAAGTCTGGCTCGATTCGATTGATCCCCAGTTAGTCGATTCCAATTACAAGTTGGGAGTAAGCGGGGCCACCTCGAATCCAGTGATCGTCTCAGGTTTGATTGATTCCGGCAAATACAACGAGTGGATCGAAGAACTGACGTCGCAGGGTAAGGACAAGGACGATATCGCCTGGACGATCACCGATCGCTTGGTTCAGCGAGCCCAGGACGTCTTCCTGCCGGTTTGGGAACGAACCGAAGGCAACGACGGTTACGTGAGCTTCGAGCTTGATCCGTTGCTGGAAGACCCTGAGCTGAATATGCCCCACGAAGAACGTGTGGCAAAATACATCGAACTGGGTAAATACTGGGGACTCGGTCGCCCTAATCGAATGATTAAGGTGCCTGCGACTCCGGCCGGAATCGACGCTCTGGAAGAGCTTTGTGCTGCCGGCATTACGCTAAACGTGACGCTCTGCTTCACCATGCGACAGTATCATGCGGCTCGCGAAGCGGTTTGGCGTGGTGCTCAGCGACGTGATTCGCTCGATGGTTTCAAAAGTGTCTACTCGATCTTCGTTTCTCGCGTCGATGTTTACAGCGAAAAGCACCTGCCCGATTTAAGCGATGCTGCCCAGGGACAACTCGGGATCGTGAACGCTAAGAACATCTGGCGCGATAATGCCGAATTCTGGGCCGATAAGAATCTGAAGCTGCAACAAGAGCTGATCTTTGCCTCGACGGGCACCAAATTGCCGGAAGATCCACCATGGAAGTATGTTGCTGCCTTCGCAGGAGATGGCATCGAAACGAATCCTCCGAAGACAAACGATCAAGTTCAGGAAAGTGGCAAGTCGTTTGATCGTCAGATCGATCAGATGCCTTCGCAAGAGGTTCTCGACGAACTTAAAGCCAAGGTCGATTACGCCGACCTAGAGAAGGTCCTGATGGACGAAGGGATCGCCAAGTTTGCCGATCCACAGAAGGCCCTGCTCTCGTTGATCGAGTCAAAGAAAGCGGCAGTCTAAACCCAAGACGGCATGCGTTTGGTTTACGGACGCTTCCTTACACGGATATATTTCGCGTGAGGAAGCGTTTTTTTATGGTCTTAGCATCAGGCCGGTAGATAGCCTTGTTTACGGAACCACTGCCAGGCATCCTCGATCGTTTGATCAAGTGGCCGGTTTTTGTAACCGAGTTCGGCCTTCGCTTTGTTACTCGAATAGAAGTGGAAGAGCGATCCCATTTTGATCGCGGCCGAATTGACTTCCCCTTCTTTACCTTCCATTGTTGCCCACGTATCACTGAGGTAACCTACGGCACCCGCGATGTACGGTCCCAACTTTCGCCAGGGAGGCCGTCGGCCGGTGAGGTTCGCAATTCGAGTCCAGAGGTCGAAGTAGCTGAGATTCTCGCCACCCAGGATGTAGTTTTCTCCGACACGTCCTTGTTCAATCGCGTTAATACATGCCTGGGCGACATCGCGCACATCGCACGTGGTTCCGCCACCACTTGGTGCTAACGGCGGCTGTTTCTTAATTACTGATATCAGCATTCGTCCCGAGGATGGTTTCCAATCCCACGGTCCGAACATCAGACCTGGATTCACGATCACCGCATTGAGCCCTTCAGCAACCAGCTTTTGAAGTTCCTCCTCCGCTTCCCGTTTCGTCACCACGTAGGGGCAGGGGGTCTTTCCCTCGCGCGGCGTTTCTTCATTGGCCGGAGCATCTTCTTGGCCGACTCCCAAGGCATCGACCGACGAGACATGGACGAGACGGATGTTATGCTTGAGCGCTGCCAAGCCAACGATTCGCGTTCCTTCTACGTTGGTCTGCCGCATCGCTTTTTCTTTCGTCCAACCAATGTGGACCATCGCAGCGGAGTGAATGATGGCATCGGCTCCCATCGCGGCGGTGCGAACGTTGTCTTCGTCTTTGATATCTCCCTGTACTACTTCGATATCAAGGCCCGCCAAGCTTTTGTCAGCGCGCGGATCACGAACCATCACCCGCACCTTCTTCCCTTGCTGAAGCAGCATGCGAACGACGTTGTTTCCGACGAATCCTGTTGCTCCTGTGACGAGTACCCGCACTGTTTTCCTCCGTCTGCGCTAACTACGCAATCTTCGCTGTTTCAATCTTTTATTTATCCTGCTTCAACTACGGCAGTTAAACAACAGGTCGGCAGCAGCTACTCCGAGCTTAAGTCTTGGCGGCTCTTGCGATTATCGGCATCTGGAACACTTCCCTGTAACGTCTGGCCGAAGCAAATGCTCAGCAGCGAGACGGATCGCCGCATCTTGATCACGGTCTAGCCGCTCTTTCTTCAATGCATACGCAACGCCTCAAGAGCGGCACCACACCCCACCGTACGTGATCCCGCCAAAGCAACTAACCCCTCCAAAATACC
The genomic region above belongs to Blastopirellula marina and contains:
- a CDS encoding efflux RND transporter permease subunit; protein product: MQMRRPTFFERYAIWVLCGIFFLVPFALRGARLSLEQMKNDVKDWLPDDFAETSELDWFRDHFMGEQFVLISWEGCTEDDQSLNYLARLLVPEPSADAQKKGEPQDHFQPDFIGDELALYYPDTPGDDQEDYRNWGGEDEKWFLGKGNQWFYLLPNGEIYKWDGKSTVLGALGRLSERVFYGGNSINGDYVKKVDKYYYDNPRRLQARLFKSVTTGPDVLATLASPGGTLVRDEDPTPQELADARKKALDRLTGTLFGPDGKQTCLIVTLTEAGKMDLRRTMGHGVLGRPMGQLEELAKQAGVPLDKLRLGGPPVDNVSIDEEGERTLARLVSFSVVLGLGLSYFCLRSIKLTIMVFFVGGISAVTSLSLVWWTAGTFIWWLDPTTDAVMMSMPAVVYVLGLSGAIHIVNYYRDVVKENGTLRNAPELTIAHGWYPCTIAAVTTAVGLGSLATSSITPIHKFGIFSALGVLATLFLLFTYLPAALQMWPPDPAPKKGNDFKPKEPSATGLWIRGLGDRIGDFIINNNVKVAVSCMCIFLFFAFGLQYLKTSVQLLKMFDDDARIIKDYAWLEENLGKLVPMELVVRIEPELLYYDEPAEGSDHTPLNPKAEAATDKLEPKFRYSFLERMEMAGRVASVVEEYLGPDGAEVVGPPTSALTFAPELPAAGSSTASFLERGAYSRRLEASFNEFVGSDYLRVDKENGAELWRVSLRLGALENIDYGNFVDDLKQVTEPIMDAYLARDRILKQLDKDRDGRGYVNAKVGLLGVNYASQENAEEASEIGKDEHSRYDHLDATKVFSETLRDLLTNARVKLIDHDPNYHTQDRLAYIEKNCDYIVLVEPNEMYDMDAMSKSMKGTFDVTDHEYNGQDIPRMYDPQRPPVSLVYTGVVPVVYKAARTLLSNLIESTVWAFALIALVMSLVLKSLRAGLISMLPNVFPICVVFGYMSWTGMEVDIGTMMTASVAMGVAVDDTVHFLTWFRWGLDEGYSRARAIKEAYSRCALAMFQTTIIGGLGLAVFAFSTFTPTQRFGYLMVSLLAVALVGDLLFLPALLAGPLGRVFRPDHKARSKKDDDGDQEEASMETENSESPSAIESELEETEEPRVYPVHGRSRPA
- a CDS encoding NAD-dependent epimerase/dehydratase family protein; translation: MRVLVTGATGFVGNNVVRMLLQQGKKVRVMVRDPRADKSLAGLDIEVVQGDIKDEDNVRTAAMGADAIIHSAAMVHIGWTKEKAMRQTNVEGTRIVGLAALKHNIRLVHVSSVDALGVGQEDAPANEETPREGKTPCPYVVTKREAEEELQKLVAEGLNAVIVNPGLMFGPWDWKPSSGRMLISVIKKQPPLAPSGGGTTCDVRDVAQACINAIEQGRVGENYILGGENLSYFDLWTRIANLTGRRPPWRKLGPYIAGAVGYLSDTWATMEGKEGEVNSAAIKMGSLFHFYSSNKAKAELGYKNRPLDQTIEDAWQWFRKQGYLPA
- a CDS encoding transaldolase family protein, coding for MTTPLESLIQTGTKVWLDSIDPQLVDSNYKLGVSGATSNPVIVSGLIDSGKYNEWIEELTSQGKDKDDIAWTITDRLVQRAQDVFLPVWERTEGNDGYVSFELDPLLEDPELNMPHEERVAKYIELGKYWGLGRPNRMIKVPATPAGIDALEELCAAGITLNVTLCFTMRQYHAAREAVWRGAQRRDSLDGFKSVYSIFVSRVDVYSEKHLPDLSDAAQGQLGIVNAKNIWRDNAEFWADKNLKLQQELIFASTGTKLPEDPPWKYVAAFAGDGIETNPPKTNDQVQESGKSFDRQIDQMPSQEVLDELKAKVDYADLEKVLMDEGIAKFADPQKALLSLIESKKAAV